From the genome of Streptomyces xanthophaeus:
GTCGCTGCGGAGCATGTTGCTCAGCATCGAATCGCGTTCCGTCTCGGGCAGTTGCCGCAGGATCCGGCTGTCCGAGGCATCGCGTACGTCGCTGCTGAGGCGGGAGTCGGACAGGGCCGCGAGTCCGTCCTCGTAGCGCGTGACGAGCCAGGCGTCCAGGCCGCCCGCGACGACGACGCGGCGCACGGGGCCGTCCTCGCGCAGCTGCTGGTACAGGGGGAACGGATCCGCGACGAAGGCGGGGTCGGCGTAGGGCAGAAGGGTCGGCTGCTGCTCACTCATGAGGCCTCCCGGAGCATGACGTCCTCGCTGTGGGAGCGAGGTTATCGGCCCGACCATCCCGATACGTCACTTTTCGGCCTCCGGCGGCGAGGTGAGGTCAGCGGAGTGATTCCCCCGGGGGCCGCTCGCGCAGGGCCCCGTAGGCGAGGAAGTAGGCCGGCAGCCGGTTCAGCCGGCGGGAGTCGGTGAGGAGCTCGGTCAGCCGCTTGGCCCGCCGGGGGTTTCCGAAGGCGTCGCGGCCGGCCAGCAGCGGCCCGATGACCTTGGCGTGCGCGAGGCGCTGGAGCCCCTGGGTCGCCACGGTGGTGGGCAGGCGCCGGTACTGCACGCGGCGTACGTCGCGCAGCCCAACGGTGCCGTCGCGCAGCGGGCCCACGAGATGGCGGGCCGCGGCCACCGCGTCCTGGACGGCGAGGTTGATGCCGATGCCGAACACCGGGGACATGGCGTGGGCGGCGTCGCCGATGCACAGCAGCCCCGGGCGGTGCCAGCGGCGCAGCCGGTCGAGCCGTACGTCGAGCAGCTTGACCTCGTCCCAGGAGGTGACGGCATGGGCCCGGTCGGCCAGCCAGGGGACGGCCTCGGTGAACTGCTCCATGAACGCCTCCAGGCCCTCGGCACGGCGCCCGGCGTCGGACCCCTTGGGGATGAGCGCCGCGCACTGCCAGTAGTCGCCGCGGTCGATGAGGGCGACGAAAAGCCGGTCCCCGATGCCGCCGACGAGCCCGCTGGGGTCCTCCTCGCGGCGCGGCACCCGGAACCACCAGGCGTCCATGGGGCACGGGAAGTCCTCCAGCCCCAGCTCGGGCAGGGCTCTGGCCAGTGAGCCGCGTCCGTCGCAGGCCACGGTCAGTGAGGCCCGGAGCTCGCCGGTGCCGCCGTCCGAGGTCCGGTACCGCACGCCCGTGACCCTGCCACGCTCGATCAGGAAGGACGTAGCCTCGGTGTTCATGCGCAGGTGGAAGGAGGGCTCCCGGCCCGCTTCGTCGGCGAGCAGGTCGAGGAGGTCCCACTGCGGCACCATCGCGATGTAGTTGTACTTTCCCCGCAGCGCCCCGATGTCCCCGACCGTGACGAGGGACCGGTCCGGCCCGATGGGCAGTTGCACCGAGCTCACCCGCCGCTGCGGCAGCCGGGCGAAGCGTTCCGCCAGGCCGATGTCGTCCAGCAGCGACAGGGTGGACGGATGGACGGTGTCCCCGCGGAAGTCGCGCAGGAAGTCGCCGTGCTTCTCCAGCACGGTCACCTCCACCCCGGCCCGGGCCAGCAACAGGGCCAGCACCATCCCGGCGGGCCCTCCGCCCACGACACAGCAGGTGGTTCGTTCCACGCAACCCACTTCCCTTCGCCCGCATCGGGTCACCCCCAGAGGACGTATACCGCACCCGGGGCGCCGGCAGCGGTAACGGTGAGGAGGCGTTGCTGCGCCGGGAAGAAGGATCACCGACGGCCGGATCACCGCACCGCTCGGGGAGATGTGGTGAAGAGGCGCGGTGGATCCGGGCGTTGCCGCACGGACCGGCGCCCAGGCGAGGAGGGTGGGAGACAAACGGTACGAAGAGAGGACCCTTATGAGGGCACGTCACTTACGCACCCTATCGGTCGCCGGCGCCGTGGCGCTGGTCTCGCTCACCTCCACCACACCCGCTCAGGCCCTGCCCGCGTGCCCCGCCAACGCGATCTGTCTGTGGCGGTACCAGGACGGCACCGGGGAGCTCTACGTCTGGCGCGGCGGCTACGTGGACCTGCCCAGCAGGTTCGTGGACCACGTGGGGTCGTTCCGGGCCAACCGGAGCGGGGCCTTCATCGACTGGGCGACCGGGAAGGTGTGCCGACCGGTCCGAACCGGCGACTACGCGAGCAACTACAGCGGCCGCTTCGGCTCGAAGATCGACGCGGTGGGCGACAACTGCTGAGCCCGGAAGGGCGCGCGGCCGGGTGCGGCCCGGGTTCAGTAGCGCAGGGCCGTACCCGCCTGAGCCGAGACCGTGCCCGACAGTTTGTGCGTACTGCGGGCCGTTCCCTGTCCCGTGCCCTTCCCGGCGACGTTCGTGATCGTCACGACCACGGTGTCGATGAGATTGCCGCTCTCGTCCTTGAATTCGACCTGCACCGCGAAGGACTTCGTCGCGTCGTCGGTGTTCCGGGCCGTCACGGGGACCGTGGTGTAGCCGTCGCCGTCGGTGGTCACCGAGCCCAAGGTCACCTCGTCCTTGGCATCGACCCCGTCCTTCACGTCGGCGAGCTTGCCCTTCGCGACGGCAGCCGCCGATTCGGCGGCCTTCGAAGCCTCCGCCGCGGCCGACTGGACCGCCTCGCCGGCGGACTTCACCGCCGACGCCGCGCTCGACACGGCGCCCGACGGGGTGCCGTCACCGTCCGAACAGCCTGTGGCGCCGAGCGCCACCACCGACAGCACCACCGCACCTGCCGCACCACGCATCCACGCGACCGCCGTCACCATGCCTCCACGGGTGTTCCGGACCTCCGGACCTCCCAGTCAAAGGCCCGGCGGCCCGGATGCCCAGTGGGCCGGGCATCCGGGTGAGGAGGGGGCCTCGGGGGCCTCGGGGACCTCGGGGGCCTCAGGGGCGTCCCGCGGCGAGGCGGTGTTCGTGGACGCGCAGCTGGAGGGAGGCGAGGTCCAGCAGGGGAGTGGCCACCCCCAGCGCGCGGGCACGCAGGGTGAGGTCGGTCAGGACGTGATCGGCCTCCGTCGGTGCTCCGGCGACGAGGTCGCGGTACAGGGACGGGGTGAGCGGGGAGCCGGGGGTCGTGACGGTGGACGTGGTGAAGGCGAGCTCCGCCTCGGTCACCGGATGACCCGCCGCCTCCGCCACCGCCGCGGTTTCCGAGACCAGGGCCCCGGCCAGGGCCGCCCCGCCCGGAACGGCGTTCACCTCTCCGACCGTGCCGCGCATCAGGCAGGTCAGGGCGACGAGAGTGGAGATGAACGCCCACTTGTGCCACATGGCCGCGACGACGTCCCCGGTCGCCGGTGAGTCGATGCCGGCCTCGGCCAGCACGCTGCGGATCGAGTCCACCCGGGCCGAGGGGCGTGCGTCGAGCTCGCCGGTCAGGATGACCGCGGGCGGCGCCATACGGAGGATGTCGCCGTCGCCGTTCAAGGTGGTGACCACCTTCGCGACCCCGCCGAGGACCGCTCCGGCCCCCAGGCGCGCGACGAGCGTGTCGAGGTGGGCGACCCCGTTCAGCAGGGGTACGACGGCGGTGTCCGGGCCGACGGCGGGTTCGATGTCCGCCAAGGCCGTGTGCAGGGCGGTCGCCTTCACCGAGAGCAGGACCAGATCGTACGGTCCGCCCACGGCACCGGCCGTCACCAGATCCGGCGTGAGCCGGAGCTCCTCACCCTGCCCCGACACCCGCAGGCCGCGGGCCTCCAGGGCCTTCGCACGGGCCGGTCGGACCAGGAAGGAGACGTCCTGGCCCGCTGCCGCGAGCCGGGCGCCGAAGAAGCCGCCGACGGCGCCGGCGCCGACCGTGAGGATCCTCATGTACGGGTGCCTTTCGTGGAAGGAGACAGGGACGGGTCAGGTCCGGCCCGCACCGAGCGGGCTGTCCTCGGCGGGGGTCCGCGCTGCGCGCGGCGCGTACCGGGAGACGGCCACACCGGCCAGGCACAGTGCCCCGCCGAGGAGGGTCAGCCAGGCCGGTACCTCACCCAGGAGGGCCCAGCTCAGCAGTACGACGATGGCCGGGACGGCGTACGTGGTCGCCCCCAGCTTTCCGGCGGGCATGCGGGCCAGGGCGTACGTCCAGGTGGTGAAGGCGAGGGCGGTCGGCACCACACCCAGGTAGACCATGTTCAGGGTCGCCGACACCGGGGCCTCGGGCAGCTCCGCGAACAGCAGGCCCGCGAAGGGCAGGCAGGCCACGGTGCCCGTCAGGCAGGCGAAGGTGGTGACCTGCAGGGGAGTGCCGTAGGAGAGCGCGGGCTTCTGGGCGATGACGCCGGATGCGTAGGCCACTGCCGCGAGCAGGCAGAGGACGACCCCGAGCACCGAGGT
Proteins encoded in this window:
- a CDS encoding FAD-dependent oxidoreductase, with the protein product MERTTCCVVGGGPAGMVLALLLARAGVEVTVLEKHGDFLRDFRGDTVHPSTLSLLDDIGLAERFARLPQRRVSSVQLPIGPDRSLVTVGDIGALRGKYNYIAMVPQWDLLDLLADEAGREPSFHLRMNTEATSFLIERGRVTGVRYRTSDGGTGELRASLTVACDGRGSLARALPELGLEDFPCPMDAWWFRVPRREEDPSGLVGGIGDRLFVALIDRGDYWQCAALIPKGSDAGRRAEGLEAFMEQFTEAVPWLADRAHAVTSWDEVKLLDVRLDRLRRWHRPGLLCIGDAAHAMSPVFGIGINLAVQDAVAAARHLVGPLRDGTVGLRDVRRVQYRRLPTTVATQGLQRLAHAKVIGPLLAGRDAFGNPRRAKRLTELLTDSRRLNRLPAYFLAYGALRERPPGESLR
- a CDS encoding peptidase inhibitor family I36 protein, whose translation is MRARHLRTLSVAGAVALVSLTSTTPAQALPACPANAICLWRYQDGTGELYVWRGGYVDLPSRFVDHVGSFRANRSGAFIDWATGKVCRPVRTGDYASNYSGRFGSKIDAVGDNC
- a CDS encoding ketopantoate reductase family protein, producing MRILTVGAGAVGGFFGARLAAAGQDVSFLVRPARAKALEARGLRVSGQGEELRLTPDLVTAGAVGGPYDLVLLSVKATALHTALADIEPAVGPDTAVVPLLNGVAHLDTLVARLGAGAVLGGVAKVVTTLNGDGDILRMAPPAVILTGELDARPSARVDSIRSVLAEAGIDSPATGDVVAAMWHKWAFISTLVALTCLMRGTVGEVNAVPGGAALAGALVSETAAVAEAAGHPVTEAELAFTTSTVTTPGSPLTPSLYRDLVAGAPTEADHVLTDLTLRARALGVATPLLDLASLQLRVHEHRLAAGRP
- a CDS encoding DMT family transporter, with protein sequence MTFRTSSIPPGVLTVGAVTFTVFAWASAFVSIRSAGSAYSPGALALGRLLAASLVLVVLLLISRQGLPPREAWRGILVSGVVWFCGYTIVLNWGERLVDAGTASLLVNIGPILMALLAARLLGEALPPRLLVGMAVSFAGAVVVGLSMSSGNGGSTSVLGVVLCLLAAVAYASGVIAQKPALSYGTPLQVTTFACLTGTVACLPFAGLLFAELPEAPVSATLNMVYLGVVPTALAFTTWTYALARMPAGKLGATTYAVPAIVVLLSWALLGEVPAWLTLLGGALCLAGVAVSRYAPRAARTPAEDSPLGAGRT